The nucleotide window tacatttatatatattatttttatatataataatatatttatatatatttttctttctttttaataaattttctttctttcttttttcttttttctttttttttttttaaatacaaatatttatttaaatattatattttatataataaaatattaaacaaaaaaaagaaaaaaaaaatatataaaatatcaaaaacaattttgaaaaaaatattaaaaaaccattttatatttatttaaaaaaaacatttaaaaatggGGTCACAAATTCAACCATCAAGATTTTTAGATAGTAagataattttatatttcaaaaaaaaaagaaaattattattatatattatatatatatatatatttatatttatttatttatatttttatatatatgtatgtatcAATAAATAATTGAAATATCcattcttttattttttatataaatatattatagttatatatatttataagaGTTGATTATAGTTATTACTAGtagtatttatattaatattataatttatatgcACAACAGCTCTccaaatataataataataataatactattatgtatatatatatatatatatatgtatatatgtatatatatatgaacatataaCATGAAGAAATTATGTTATTATgaataaacaaataatatataaaatataatacatatcGTAAATAATTGGTTCAtgttaaaataattttttttttttttttttctttttttataggTGCAATTTTAGCATTATTTGCCATGATAATATCGGCATCCTTCCTTTACATGTTTTCagaattttttatgatGTCACATGAATCCAAATTGTTTAACAATAAATTAAGTATGATTTTATCACGtttatttccttttaaagtaatgaaatgaataaaaaaatatatatatatatatatgcatatataaaaatttatttaattgtgtttttttttttttaaaaagacaatttatttcatattatatttaaatttttcgTTCAGAAGACTTTCGAGTACAACTTAACCCACATATTACTTCTTACCATATGTATCATTATCCTTAGTCTTAAgtaagaaaaaagaaatataataagagTAAAAAGACAGTACttcaaaataattaaatggttaaaatatatatatatatatatatatatatatgctttatgaacatatatattgaattttatatgctttatttttataatttttttattttttaatttttagACCTGATAGTGTAAGCAGCAAATATGGATTAAAGGACAGCAGAAAACCCCAAGGTAAAGATGACGCACATAAAGGTGATGAAGATCCAAATAGATTAAATCGTgacaagaaaaaataaataatcaaatattaaaaattgtgcaaaaaaaaaaaaaaaatatatggaaaaatatttatatacatatatagaaatataattttcNNNNNNNNNNNNNNNNNNNNNNNNNNNNNNNNNNNNNNNNNNNNNNNNNNNNNNNNNNNNNNNNNNNNNNNNNNNNNNNNNNNNNNNNNNNNNNNNNNNNaaaaaaataaaaaaaaaataaaaaaataaaataataatatagtGAAATGAATACAAAATATGTTGGTATAAAATGGCATATACATTTGATcagataatatataaagtgTTATTTAgttaaagaaaaaaaatcaacaaatttacatattaatatatatatatatatatatatatatatctaattgtacatattttataaataaggaaaaaaaatttttttttttttttttttttattattattttttaaatattatgcctcatggaaatattaaatttcaaataaacatatatttatatatatatatatatgtatatgcatatatttttttgtatgtatgtataaatttatatataaatataaataactAAACGtcattaaaatataatgaaaaataagTACAATGAACAAGTGTGAAAGGAAACAAAAAGtaaagtaaaaatataaaataaaataaaataaggaatatatataatattattcatacgtttactttttttttttttttttttaatccTTTTAACTATACATTTTGATAGTTAAAAATTGTTTTAAAATCATATAAGGTATCATATATAGTTTGATTTTTACAATTATATACTTGTTGATTAAATTTACTAATTATGTAAAAGAAAGTGGAAATATCTTCAATTAATGGATAAATAGGATAATTGTGTACATCATTTGTAAAAAGTAggtttataatattttgattttcttttaattcaataatgttttttttgtcaTAATGGTTTGAACAATTCTTGgttttattaaattcatcttttttattattaatgttATTTTCTTTACAAGAAGTAGTCTGATTAtcattatgattattatgtttttttatctCATTTCCTTGGGCATTTAGATTTTCcttttctatattttcaaatatgttattatatatatctaaattttcattaattAATTGTATAGTATCCTTTCTATATACAGTTGGTtcatattcataatatgctatataaataataccTTCATTTTTTAGTAACTGATTGAATTgtttcataaaatattcatcatTTGGTTTATTTTCTTCCTCATTTTCTTTCACATTTCCTTCCTTATTTTCTTCCATATTTTCTTTCACATTTCCTTCCTTATTTTCTTCCATATTTTCTTTCACATTTCCTTCCATATTTTCTTCCTTATTTTcctttaatatattatttatttcaccttcatttttatcatattcaTAATGGTCTTctcttttatttattatttcatcattttcatgatctttatttgtatttattttattgtcGATATCAGATAACTGGctcatattattaaattctGATATACTAAAAAAATGTCTAATTTGTTTGAGCAGTTGTTCATTAGAAACATTTTTGTCATACAAGGAACAATTGTCATTATTACTgtatttatcattttgttgtttttgaataaataattttaacaCATCCAAtagtaataaataatttaatgGTTTGTCATAATTTGGAgatgtattattattacaaaaaaaatgtacattattattatattctgGAACAGAATTAAAAGAAACGTTACCATTACTCTgaatattgttataattattttcattattatatttttttttttgtttattcAGCTCATTTTCTGTTTCTATCTCTAGATATGTAAAATAGGTTAAGTAAAACCCAAGGGGACATGACCCACTACTATAATCTAACTGTAAAATGTGAATGGTACaataagaattatttaaatttttttttacttgatattttaattttggttgtttatgtatataaaaagcTAAGCCATTTTGTCCAAGGAATGAATAGGTACTTAAGACTACTAATCTGCttgtttttatatgtatattattattttggtcacattcatttttaaaaacatattttttcatttctttaaaatttatatttgatCCAGTTGATATAACAAATTTAGGTTTAATTATAAATCCGTTATCTAATATAACctcatttatttttacattggatgtattataaatttcaatattatcatatttgTGGCATTCGTTTTCTTTTGTATAGTTATAATTTGAGTATGTTATGtgtttaatttttctatttatcatatatatagaattaTTTAAACAAGCTACTCGAGATAGGGCATATATAATATCGTTTAATCCATAAGatggatatataaatgCATTTTCGAATAGATTTtgtaatttaaatttatttaatgagTTTACTAAAATGTGTAGACGTTTTAGgaattcatttttatttaagacatattttgtttcttttgaaaaaccgcttaaataatattcagGTATATTATGAACATGTTTACAGTATCCCAGGTCAAGATCAAATAAACCTATACCGTATATAATATAGTCGGAAATTTTGTCtgtaatattaaatgtatttaaataatttattatgttaACATTTTCTGATAAATTTGGTATGTTATGATTTTCGTCATCATGAGGAGGTATAgtaacattatttttattaagattatttttattgagattaatattattgaGACTCTTATTATtggtattattattattgatattattataattgatattattattattgttatcattattattattatcattatcatatttattatcatatttattatcattattattattaccattattattttgttgtTGTGTTCCtctttcttttatttctcTCAAGGAACCTTTTACTTTTTGACTATCCTCGGTTAAGGATTGATTAGGgctttttttcataaaagCATAATTCGAAAAATTGGAAAaagtataatttttatcatagacaatatttttatatataaagttcataatcattcttttttcatttaaatttaagTTGTTATCTAAAAACACTTGAGATTTATTTAAAGGTACTTTTACGAAAATTaaatcatcattattattgttttggtttattatattattactgAGTATGGTAGAGGATGAATCATTTgttattttgttttcttcattttgtatattttgtGTATGATCCTTATTTACATTGTTGGAATTTTCCTGATGTTGTTGTtcattaaattttttataggTTAAATAAAAGTATTGTATACCTAAAAAACTAATATACGTATGAGCATTTAAACTCACTAAAAGATTAACAATATTActttcattatatataattttaggatttatatct belongs to Plasmodium reichenowi strain SY57 chromosome 10, whole genome shotgun sequence and includes:
- a CDS encoding antigen UB05 (transcript variant 2; alternatively spliced), coding for MGSQIQPSRFLDSAILALFAMIISASFLYMFSEFFMMSHESKLFNNKLSMILSRLFPFKKTFEYNLTHILLLTICIIILSLKPDSVSSKYGLKDSRKPQGKDDAHKGDEDPNRLNRDKKK
- a CDS encoding GDP dissociation inhibitor, putative; translated protein: MDEKNNKLFECDILICGTSLLNTLLSVYFSIKNYNVINIDKNNYYGDYNGSLNFCQFQNEHNELENFYYEFLPFSNLTQIKKKELQDIVQNYMKINNNKFNIDINPKIIYNESNIVNLLVSLNAHTYISFLGIQYFYLTYKKFNEQQHQENSNNVNKDHTQNIQNEENKITNDSSSTILSNNIINQNNNNDDLIFVKVPLNKSQVFLDNNLNLNEKRMIMNFIYKNIVYDKNYTFSNFSNYAFMKKSPNQSLTEDSQKVKGSLREIKERGTQQQNNNGNNNNDNKYDNKYDNDNNNNDNNNNNINYNNINNNNTNNKSLNNINLNKNNLNKNNVTIPPHDDENHNIPNLSENVNIINYLNTFNITDKISDYIIYGIGLFDLDLGYCKHVHNIPEYYLSGFSKETKYVLNKNEFLKRLHILVNSLNKFKLQNLFENAFIYPSYGLNDIIYALSRVACLNNSIYMINRKIKHITYSNYNYTKENECHKYDNIEIYNTSNVKINEVILDNGFIIKPKFVISTGSNINFKEMKKYVFKNECDQNNNIHIKTSRLVVLSTYSFLGQNGLAFYIHKQPKLKYQVKKNLNNSYCTIHILQLDYSSGSCPLGFYLTYFTYLEIETENELNKQKKKYNNENNYNNIQSNGNVSFNSVPEYNNNVHFFCNNNTSPNYDKPLNYLLLLDVLKLFIQKQQNDKYSNNDNCSLYDKNVSNEQLLKQIRHFFSISEFNNMSQLSDIDNKINTNKDHENDEIINKREDHYEYDKNEGEINNILKENKEENMEGNVKENMEENKEGNVKENMEENKEGNVKENEEENKPNDEYFMKQFNQLLKNEGIIYIAYYEYEPTVYRKDTIQLINENLDIYNNIFENIEKENLNAQGNEIKKHNNHNDNQTTSCKENNINNKKDEFNKTKNCSNHYDKKNIIELKENQNIINLLFTNDVHNYPIYPLIEDISTFFYIISKFNQQVYNCKNQTIYDTLYDFKTIFNYQNV
- a CDS encoding antigen UB05 (transcript variant 1; alternatively spliced), with the translated sequence MGSQIQPSRFLDSAILALFAMIISASFLYMFSEFFMMSHESKLFNNKLSMILSRLFPFKTFEYNLTHILLLTICIIILSLKPDSVSSKYGLKDSRKPQGKDDAHKGDEDPNRLNRDKKK